The Streptomyces sp. 11x1 genomic sequence TTGAGGTATCACGCTGAGCCCCATGAAGACCGCGACGCACACCACCCACCCGGATTCCGCCCCGGCTCCCACCTCCGCACGCGCGCCCGCTCCTACTCCCCCTCCCGCCCCGGCTCCTGTTCCCTTCTCCGCCACGCCGGTGAGGGTGACGCTGGTCATCGGCAGCAACCGCACCGGCCGCTTCGGGTCGGTGATCGCCGACTGGCTGCTGAGCCGGGTCCGGGAGCACGGCGGCTTCGAGGTCGACGTGGTCGACGTAGCCGAGGCCGACCTGCCGACGACGTTCGCGCCGACCGCCGAGGCGGCGGCACGACTGGCCGAGATCACCCCGAAGCTGGCGGAGGCGGAGGCGTTCATCGTCGTGACGCCCGAGTACAACCACTCGTACCCGGCGGCCCTGAAGAACCTCATCGACTGGCACTACGAGGAATGGCAGGCCAAGCCGGTGGCCCTGGTCTCCTACGGCGGTGTCTCAGGAGGTCTGCGCGCGGCGGAGCACCTGCGCCAGGTCTTCGCGGAACTCCACGCGACCACGATCCGGGACACGGTCTCCTTCCACAACGCCCACGCCGCCTTCGACGACACCGGCGGCCTCCACGAGCCGACCCCCCCGAACGCGGCGGCCCGGACGATGCTGGACCACCTCTCCTGGTGGGGCCACGCACTACGCGAGGCGAAGGAGAGGCGACCGTACGGGGGTTGAGGAGCGCGGGAAACGGCGCGAGAACCCCGAGCGCTACCAGGGAGGCGCGTGGACCGGGAGGACGGCCCGCGCCCCGAAAGGGGCGCGGGGAACTGCGCGAGGACCCCCAGTCGACCCGCGGACGAACGATAGGCGCCCGGGGGAGGTAGAAAGGGCGCAGCCCCTGGGGGTGGGACGGGTGGGGGCGGCGGGGGCGAGAAATCCACGTGCCCCACCGCCACCCCCTCACCATCAACAACCGCCTCCAGGCCCCCCACCCCCACCTTCCGGATCCTCCGGCGACGGCTCGACGGGCTCCTGGACGGGTGGGGCTTCCTCGGTGGGGGGTTCGACCACGGGTGGGGCTTCCTCGGCAGGGGGTTCCACTACGGGTGGGGCCTCCTCCGCGGGCGGTTCCACTGCGGGCGGGGCTTCCTCGGTGGGGGGTTCGACCACGGGTGGGGCTTCCTCTACAGGCGGCTCCACCCCAGACCCAGCCGGCTCCTCGCCCCTCGGTTCCTCAACTCCCGGCTCCTCGCCCCCAGGCCCGTCAACTCCCGGCTCCTCGCTCTCGGATCCCTCACCCCCCGGCGATTCAGGCGCCCGTACCCCCAGCCCGCCCCCCTCCTCACCGGGGCCCACGCCCCCACGGCCGCCACCCGCACCCTCCCCACGAGGCGAGACCACCACATCCGTCACCGCTCCCCGGTGCTCGACGACATCGGGAGACGCCACCTCGGGCCGATGCGGCGCGGGCGCCTGCGCGACCGGCACCCGCCGCTCGGGCCCCGCCCCCGAGTCGAGGGGCCCGAGCACGATGCCGGCCACGACCGCGGCGGCAGCCGCAGCCGCACCGACCGCCGCGACGGCGGGCACCTTCACCCCACCCGCGCCACCCGCCGCCTGCCGCACGGCGTGCAGCACCTGGCCACCCCCGTGCCCACCCGCGGAGCCGAGCACCGCGGCCGTACCGGCGGAGCCACCCGTGAGGGCCATCAGCAGCTTGCCCCCACCTCCTCCTACGACGAAGACCAGCAGGGCGGGACCGACGAACGCGGGCAGCCGGTCGTTCGTGCGCATCAGCACGGCGAGCCGCGCCCGGCAGTCGTCGCACGCGTCCACATGGCTGAGCAGTTGCTCGGACTGCCGCGCGGTCGCCGTACCGCGCACATACGCCGGCATGCGCCCCCAACGCACCTGGCACGCCGGATCGATCGGCGCACCGGGCTGCTCGCGCAGGAACGCCTGGCGCATCCCCTCGCGCGCCCGGTGCAGCAGCACCGCCGTCGCGCCCTGCTTCGCGCCGATGCGCTGCCCGACCGTCTCCAGCGGCTGGCCCTCCGCCTCGGCCAGCCACAACGCCTGCACCCACCGCTCCGGCAGCTGGCCCAGCACCCGCACCAACAGATCGACGGAGGAGACCTGTTCGGCGGGGTCGGTGGCGTCGGCCACCCGGACGTCGGCCTCGGCCCGTTCGGGAGCCGTCGGATCCAGTGGTGTCTCCCGCGTCGCGGTGGAGCCCACGGCCGCCGCGAGATGCCGCACCGTCGTCATCAGATACGCGGGCACGTTGTCGATCTCGTGCCCTCCGGAGAGCCGCCGCCACACGCGGAAGTGCGCCTCGGCGACGAGGTCCTCGGCGGTCCAGGAGTTCCGGGTGAGGGAGCGCGCGTACGCGACCAGGCGCGGATGCTGTTCCTCGTAGATGCGGGTGTACGCGGCGGTCGCGGACCCGGACAGGCCGTCGGTCATGGCGGGAAACGCTCTCCAGTCGCCTGTGGATGGAATGACGACGATTTTGTATGTGGAGATGACAAAAAACTCAAGTAATCACCCAAAGTGACACGCGTCACAGTGGGTAACTTCGAAAGCGGCGTAATACATGGGGGCTCGGCGCGGTCGACAGGGCGTGTGACCCGAAGAAGCATCTGACGAACGCATGAACCCACAACAACCGAGCATCCGAAGTAGCCGCAGCCGCTGAAGCATCCGCGGCTTCCGCAGTGCCGCCATACCTGACGACCTACCTGAAGCGCCCGAACTGGAGACCGCCCATGCCCCCCGCCCGGCCCGCCCGCCCGACGCCCCCCGCCCTCGAACAGTGCGCCCGCGCCCGCCTGATCACCCCGGACTACGACGAGATCCCGGTACGCACCACCCTGCGCTACACCCCCGACGACCCCTTCGCCGTGCACATCGACTTCCCCTCCGGCTCCTCCGCCGATGGCGCCGACGTGACGTGGGCGTTCGCCCGCACGCTCCTCGCGGAGGGGCTGACCGGCCCGGCCGGTATCGGCGACGTGCACCTCTGGCCCTGCGGCTCGGCGCACACCGTCGTGGAACTCCACTCCCCGCACGGCATGGCCATGATCCGTTTCGACACCTCCTCGCTCCGCCGCTTCCTGCACCGCTCGTACGCCGTCGTCGCGCTCGGCGGCGAGGACCTGGAACCGGCGCTCGACGACGGTCTGGCTTCTCTGCTGGGTGGGGTCTGACGCGTCGGTCCGGAGCGCCCGCTATGTTCGATCCGATCGTCCGGATATTCGGAGTGGGCACATGCAGACGACAGCAGAACCGGCCGGCCGGACAGGGCTGGGGGAGAGACCGTGACCGAGGCCGCGAGCAGAACCTCGAACAGCACCACCGCGGAAGCGGCCTTCGCTGGGGCGGAGGCCGATGACACCGACACCGGCGCACACCTGAGCGCCGCCACCTCCCCACACTCCGAGGGCTCCGAACACCCCGAACACCCCGAGCGTCCGGAGACCCCCGAGACCCCCGAGACCCCCTGGCCCCGTCACTGGCCCCTGCTGCTCCTCGGCGCGGCCCTCGTCCCCGGTGTCGTGCTGGTCGTGGTGGGGCGGTGGATGGAGGAGCCGGCGGTTCAGGCGTGGCGGACCGTGTGCCTCTCCATCACCGTGCAGGCGCTGCCGTTCCTGCTGCTCGGGACCGCCCTGTCCGGCGCCATCAACGCCTTCGTCCCGGCGCGCGTGTTCACCCGGGTGCTGCCGAAAAGGCCGGCGCTCGCGGTCCCGGTCGCCGGCGCCGCCGGGGTCGTGCTGCCGGGCTGCGAGTGCGCCTCGGTGCCGGTCGCGCAGAGCCTGATCCGTCGGGGCGTCGACCCGGCAGCGGCCTTCGCGTTCCTCCTCTCCGCCCCGGCCATCAATCCGATCGTCCTGACCGCCACGGCCATCGCCTTCCCCGGCAGCCCCGCGATGGTGCTGGCCCGGCTGCTCGCCTCCCTCGTCACCGCCGCCGCGATGGGCTGGCTGTGGCTCTGGCTGGGGCGCGCGGAGTGGCTCAAGCCGGTCGCGCGGCACACCGGGCACCGGCCCGGGCAGAGCCGCTGGAACGAGTTCCGTACCGGCTTCCAGCACGACTTCCTGCACGCGGGCGGCTTCCTCGTCGTCGGCGCGATGGCGGCGGCCACGTTCAATGTGCTCGTCCCGCGCACCGTGCTCGACACCTTCGCCGACTCGCCGTGGCTGTCGGTGCTGTTCCTCGCAGCGCTCGCCATCCTCCTCTCGGTGTGCTCCGAGGCGGACGCCTTCGTCGCCGCGTCGCTCACCGGCTTCTCGCCCACCGCGCGGTTGACCTTCATGGTGGTCGGCCCCATGGTCGACCTGAAGCTGATCGCCCTGCAGACGGGCACCTTCGGCCGGGCCTTCGCGGTCCGCTTCTCCGCCGCGACGGTCGTCGTCGCGATCCTGTGCAGCGTGCTGATCGGAGCCGTACTCCTGTGAAACGACCCCTCCAGGCGCTCCTGCTGCTCCTCAGCGGCCTCGGCCTCCTGCACGCGACCCTCGTCACCGACGACTACCTGAGATACGTCAAGCAGGGCATGCACCCCCTCCTCGTGGCCTCGGGCGCACTGCTCCTCGTCCTGGGCACGGCGGAGGCATGGTCGCTGTGGAGACCGCGAGCACAAGACGCACGGCAAGCCGACACCGACACCGCCGACACCGCCGAAACCGACACCGCCGACACCGGCGCAGGCACCGCCCCCGACGGTCACGGCCACGACCACTCCACCCCGCCCCGCGTTGCCTGGCTCCTGCTCCTTCCCGCGCTGAGCCTGCTCTTCTACGCCCCGCCGGCCATCGGCGCGTACACCGCGTCCCGGGAGGCGCCCAAGGCGGTGACGGTCACGGACCAGGACGACTTCGACCCGCTGCCGAAGACCTCACCGCTCCCGATCACCCTCACCGACTTCACCCGCCGGGTGCAGCAGGACCGAGACCGGGCCATCGACGGCCGGACCGTCGAGATGACGGGCTTCGTCACCCCTGACAAGGACACGTCGGCCGGGGGCGGCGGGGACAGCGGGGACGACGGGACGACGACCACCTGGTACCTGACCCGCGCCATCTTCAGTTGCTGCGCAGCCGACGCCCAGTTCGTGAAGGTGCGCGTCCACGGCACCCCGCCCCCGCCCGCCGACACCTGGGTCACCCTCACCGGCACCTGGCACTCCTCCGGCGCCCTCGGCACGGGCTCCGCCGAGGCTGCTGTCGACGCCGACACAGTCAAGAAGGTCCCCCGCCCACCCAACGCATACGCCGACGCCCTCACCCCCACGCGCTGACCTGGCCCACCGACCCGCCCCCTGACTCGGAGACTCGGAGACGCGTGGAAACGATCACGTACAGATCGGGCCTGCTCCAGTCCGTACTGCCCGTCGCACTGGGGCTCCTGGGCGGGACGGCACTGCTGTATGTCGCCCTAGCCCTGACCTCCGATCCCATGGGCGGCGACACGCTGCGACAGTGCGTCTCGGGGGTGTTAACCGCCACCGTGGTCGTCGCGGTCCTGCGCCGGGGCGACGAGGTGACCCTCGCCGAGGACGCCCTCGTGGCGCGCGGCCTGCGGACGCGCCGGATCCCCTGGACCGGCATCCGGAGCCTGGAGGTCCGTCGCGTCCTCGGCGTACGGCAGATCACCGTCCACACCACCGACGGCCGCCGCGCCACGCTGCGCACCCCGACGTCCTTCCTGGACCGGGAGTTCGACCTGAAGGCCGAGATCCTCACCCGGTGGTGGCGCGAGCGACGCTGAAGCCTGCACCGGCCGACGACACATCCGCCCGCGCCCCGCGGCCCCAGGCACCTCACACAAAGTCCCGATCCCCTTGGATTGGAGAGGAGAGACGAGAACGGTGCTCCCCATATTCGTCTACGGCACCCTCCGCCCCGGCGAGCCCAACCACGACCTCTTCCTGCGCGGCCGCACCGTCGCGGAGGAACCGGCCTGGATGCGCGGCATGGCGCTCTACGACGGCCCCGGCTACCCGTACGCGGTCGAGAGCCTCGGCGACGGCGCCGCGCACGGGACCGTGACCGGAACCGGAGCCGGAGCCGGGAGCGCGACCGAAACCGAGAACGCGACCGGGACCGAAACCGAGAACGCGACCGGGATCGGGGAACGTCACGGGGGAGTGGGCGAGGTGAGCGGTGAGGTCGTCACGGCCCTCCCCGAGGACTACGCCGAACTGCTCCGCGTCCTGGACCAGTTGGAGGAGTACGCTCCGGGCGCCCCCACGAACCTCTACGAGCGGGTGGAGCGCCCGGCCGTCCTCGCCGACGGCACGGTCGTACGGGTCTGGGTCTACGTCGCCGCCCCGACCGTCGCGGCCCGACTCAGGGCCAGGGGAAAGCTGATCGAGAGCGGGGACTGGCGTCTGCGAGGTTAGCTCCTCACCGGGGTCAGCCTCAGCAAAACGACCGAGGGCGCCTCCGGCAGGCTCACCCGCAGCTCGGCGCCGTGCCACCGAGCCGTGGCCGTCGTCGCCCTCGGATGCAGGACCTCCACCCGTACGTCCCCCGCGCCCCCGCCAGGTGGCGTGAAGCATCGTGCGGTGTCCCCTCCCCGGCGCCAGACCGTCACGTACACCGGACCCGCGTCCGGCACCGGCGGCCTCAGACCCAGCGCGACCCAGTCGTCCGACCAGCCCGGCAGGCCCAGGGGCCAGAACGGCAGGGCGGTGCGCAGATCGCCCCGGATCGCCTTGTACGCGTCCAAGGCGTCACGCACCAGCCCGAGCTGACGTTCTGTCATGCGGTCCAGGTGGCCGGAGAGATGGACCCGGCCGAGGAGCGCGGAACCGAGCGTGAAGGCGATCTCCTCGTCCGTGCAGGACGGTTGCGGGTACGCCCAGACGGCGCCCTGCTCCGGCGGCACGGCGGTGGGGGCGGAGGCGGCGATGGGCGGACAGCGCAGGGGATCCTGCTGGTCGGAGGTGGACTGGAGCTGTGCCACCGCGAGGGAGGCGCCGTCCATGCGCATACCGCCCGAGGCGCAGTTCTCGATGACCAGGCCGGGGTGACGGTCCAGGACCGAGGACAGCCAGGCGAGCCAGGCCCGGGAGTGGGCGAGGTGGGCCGGTGCGGAGGTGGTGATGTTGTAGTCGAGTTTGAGATAGCCGACGCCCCACTCGTCGACGAGACGGTCGACCGTCCCGTCCAGATGGGCGCGGGCCGCCGGGTGGGTCAGGTCCAGCTGGTGCCGGCCCTGTTCGGTGACCCGGGTGCCGTCCTCGTGCCGGAGGAAGGCCTCGGCGGGCAGACCGGCGGCGAGTGGACTGCGGACCCCGACGACCTCGGGCTCCAGCCACAGCCCCGGCACCATGCCGCGCTCCCGGATCCGGTCGAGCACGCCCCGGATGCCACGGTCGCCGGGGAACCGTCGGACCGACGGCAACCAGGCCCCCACACTGTCCCACCAGCCCCCGGGCGAACCACCACCCTCGCCGCTCTGTCCGCTCCGCCCGGCCTCTCCACTCTCTGCGTCGTCGTACCACCCGGCGTCCACGCAGAAGTACTCCGCGCCCGCCTCCGCCGCCGCGTCGATCAGCGGGAGCAGTTTCTCGGTGGTCGGGTCGCCCATGAGGGTGTTCATGTAGTCGTTGAAGATCACTGGCAGTCGGGTGTGGTCCGGGTGCGGGCGGCGTACGACGCGGCGGTAGGAGGTCAGCGCGGCCAAGGCGCCGTCGAAGCGGGCGCCGAGGGCGAGGGCGGCCCACTCGGTGGTGAACTCGGCGCCGGGCGGCAGGACTTGGCGCCACCGATGTTCGTCGTGGGTGGGGCCGCCGAGGGCCAGATATGTCTGCCCCGCCGACTCGCCGGCCTCCCAGACCCAGCTGGACGCCGACTCGATCTGCCACAGCCAGCAACGGTCGTCCGTACGGTGCTGGAGTGCGCCCATCGCGAGATGCCCGTCCGTGGGCCAGCTGCCGCGTCCGGCGAGCCGGGCCGCCGCGTGCCCGGTGCCGCCGTGCACCTCGTGGTTGACGTCGGGGACGGAGTTCCGCAGCGGCTCGGTGTACCAACGGCACTCCGCGAGCCAGTCGTTGCGCGCGCGGAGGACGGACAGGTCGTCGGGGGAGGGGAGTCCGCCGAGGAGCAGGCTGCCGAGGGAGCGTACGGTGACCGACCCGGAGCCGTCGTTGCGCAGCCGGACGCGGGAGCGCAGTACGGAGATGCCGTCCGGTGAGGCGTATTCCACGAAGGTGGTCAACCCGGTCGCCGAGTCGTGGAGTTCGAAGGCCAGCCGATGCCACCGCACGCGGTCGGCCGAACCACCAGCCGAACCATCTGCCGAATCACCGTGCTCCGCAGCCGAGTTGCCGGGCCCGGGATCGCAAGTGGAGTGATGGGCACGGTACTTCAGACGGGCGCCGATCGCCGTGCCGGTGAAGCGGGGTCTGGCCCAGCCGGTGCCGTCGCCGAGCAGGACCAGGTCGACCAGGGGCGGCGAGGTGGCGGCCTTGGTCTCCTTGGGGCCGGGCGCGGGGTCGTCGGGGCGACGGACGCGCAGCAGCCGGGGAGTCTCTCCGCTGAGGTCGAAGTCGGCGGTCAGCGCGGAGTGGCCCCAACGGTAGGAGAGGCTCCACGGGAACGCGTCGGTCCAC encodes the following:
- a CDS encoding NAD(P)H-dependent oxidoreductase, with amino-acid sequence MKTATHTTHPDSAPAPTSARAPAPTPPPAPAPVPFSATPVRVTLVIGSNRTGRFGSVIADWLLSRVREHGGFEVDVVDVAEADLPTTFAPTAEAAARLAEITPKLAEAEAFIVVTPEYNHSYPAALKNLIDWHYEEWQAKPVALVSYGGVSGGLRAAEHLRQVFAELHATTIRDTVSFHNAHAAFDDTGGLHEPTPPNAAARTMLDHLSWWGHALREAKERRPYGG
- a CDS encoding sigma-70 family RNA polymerase sigma factor, whose product is MTDGLSGSATAAYTRIYEEQHPRLVAYARSLTRNSWTAEDLVAEAHFRVWRRLSGGHEIDNVPAYLMTTVRHLAAAVGSTATRETPLDPTAPERAEADVRVADATDPAEQVSSVDLLVRVLGQLPERWVQALWLAEAEGQPLETVGQRIGAKQGATAVLLHRAREGMRQAFLREQPGAPIDPACQVRWGRMPAYVRGTATARQSEQLLSHVDACDDCRARLAVLMRTNDRLPAFVGPALLVFVVGGGGGKLLMALTGGSAGTAAVLGSAGGHGGGQVLHAVRQAAGGAGGVKVPAVAAVGAAAAAAAVVAGIVLGPLDSGAGPERRVPVAQAPAPHRPEVASPDVVEHRGAVTDVVVSPRGEGAGGGRGGVGPGEEGGGLGVRAPESPGGEGSESEEPGVDGPGGEEPGVEEPRGEEPAGSGVEPPVEEAPPVVEPPTEEAPPAVEPPAEEAPPVVEPPAEEAPPVVEPPTEEAPPVQEPVEPSPEDPEGGGGGPGGGC
- a CDS encoding SsgA family sporulation/cell division regulator is translated as MPPARPARPTPPALEQCARARLITPDYDEIPVRTTLRYTPDDPFAVHIDFPSGSSADGADVTWAFARTLLAEGLTGPAGIGDVHLWPCGSAHTVVELHSPHGMAMIRFDTSSLRRFLHRSYAVVALGGEDLEPALDDGLASLLGGV
- a CDS encoding permease, whose protein sequence is MTEAASRTSNSTTAEAAFAGAEADDTDTGAHLSAATSPHSEGSEHPEHPERPETPETPETPWPRHWPLLLLGAALVPGVVLVVVGRWMEEPAVQAWRTVCLSITVQALPFLLLGTALSGAINAFVPARVFTRVLPKRPALAVPVAGAAGVVLPGCECASVPVAQSLIRRGVDPAAAFAFLLSAPAINPIVLTATAIAFPGSPAMVLARLLASLVTAAAMGWLWLWLGRAEWLKPVARHTGHRPGQSRWNEFRTGFQHDFLHAGGFLVVGAMAAATFNVLVPRTVLDTFADSPWLSVLFLAALAILLSVCSEADAFVAASLTGFSPTARLTFMVVGPMVDLKLIALQTGTFGRAFAVRFSAATVVVAILCSVLIGAVLL
- a CDS encoding TIGR03943 family putative permease subunit, producing the protein MKRPLQALLLLLSGLGLLHATLVTDDYLRYVKQGMHPLLVASGALLLVLGTAEAWSLWRPRAQDARQADTDTADTAETDTADTGAGTAPDGHGHDHSTPPRVAWLLLLPALSLLFYAPPAIGAYTASREAPKAVTVTDQDDFDPLPKTSPLPITLTDFTRRVQQDRDRAIDGRTVEMTGFVTPDKDTSAGGGGDSGDDGTTTTWYLTRAIFSCCAADAQFVKVRVHGTPPPPADTWVTLTGTWHSSGALGTGSAEAAVDADTVKKVPRPPNAYADALTPTR
- a CDS encoding gamma-glutamylcyclotransferase family protein; translation: MLPIFVYGTLRPGEPNHDLFLRGRTVAEEPAWMRGMALYDGPGYPYAVESLGDGAAHGTVTGTGAGAGSATETENATGTETENATGIGERHGGVGEVSGEVVTALPEDYAELLRVLDQLEEYAPGAPTNLYERVERPAVLADGTVVRVWVYVAAPTVAARLRARGKLIESGDWRLRG
- a CDS encoding alpha-galactosidase, yielding MSQHDSHQWTDAFPWSLSYRWGHSALTADFDLSGETPRLLRVRRPDDPAPGPKETKAATSPPLVDLVLLGDGTGWARPRFTGTAIGARLKYRAHHSTCDPGPGNSAAEHGDSADGSAGGSADRVRWHRLAFELHDSATGLTTFVEYASPDGISVLRSRVRLRNDGSGSVTVRSLGSLLLGGLPSPDDLSVLRARNDWLAECRWYTEPLRNSVPDVNHEVHGGTGHAAARLAGRGSWPTDGHLAMGALQHRTDDRCWLWQIESASSWVWEAGESAGQTYLALGGPTHDEHRWRQVLPPGAEFTTEWAALALGARFDGALAALTSYRRVVRRPHPDHTRLPVIFNDYMNTLMGDPTTEKLLPLIDAAAEAGAEYFCVDAGWYDDAESGEAGRSGQSGEGGGSPGGWWDSVGAWLPSVRRFPGDRGIRGVLDRIRERGMVPGLWLEPEVVGVRSPLAAGLPAEAFLRHEDGTRVTEQGRHQLDLTHPAARAHLDGTVDRLVDEWGVGYLKLDYNITTSAPAHLAHSRAWLAWLSSVLDRHPGLVIENCASGGMRMDGASLAVAQLQSTSDQQDPLRCPPIAASAPTAVPPEQGAVWAYPQPSCTDEEIAFTLGSALLGRVHLSGHLDRMTERQLGLVRDALDAYKAIRGDLRTALPFWPLGLPGWSDDWVALGLRPPVPDAGPVYVTVWRRGGDTARCFTPPGGGAGDVRVEVLHPRATTATARWHGAELRVSLPEAPSVVLLRLTPVRS